One genomic segment of Pongo abelii isolate AG06213 chromosome 13, NHGRI_mPonAbe1-v2.0_pri, whole genome shotgun sequence includes these proteins:
- the LOC100441582 gene encoding olfactory receptor 1Q1: MDNSNWTSVSHFVLLGISTHPEERIPLFLVFSLMYTINISGNVAIITLILSAPRLHIPMYIFLSNLALTDICFTSTTVPKMLQIIFSPTKVISYTGCLAQTYFFICFAVMENFILAVMAYDRYIAICHPFHYTMILTRMLCVKMVVVCHALSHLHALLHTFLTGQLIFCADNRIAHFFCDLYALMKISCTSTYLSTLMIHTEGAVVISGPLAFITASYACIILVVLRIPSAKGRWKAFSTCGSHLTVVAIFYGTLSWVYFRPLSSYSVTKGRIITVVYTVVTPMLNPFIYSLRNGDVKGAFMKWMSRTQTFFFR; encoded by the coding sequence ATGGACAACAGCAACTGGACAAGTGTGTCCCATTTTGTTCTCTTGGGCATTTCCACCCACCCAGAAGAGCGAATCCcactctttcttgttttttcactCATGTACACAATCAATATTTCTGGCAACGTGGCCATCATCACACTGATTCTCTCTGCTCCACGCCTCCACATCCCCATGTACATCTTCCTCAGTAACTTGGCCTTGACAGACATCTGCTTCACCTCCACCACGGTCCCCAAGATGCTGCAGATTATTTTCTCCCCTACAAAGGTAATTTCCTACACAGGCTGTTTAGCCcaaacttattttttcatttgcttcgCCGTCATGGAAAACTTCATCCTGGCTGTGATGGCCTATGACAGGTACATCGCCATCTGCCACCCTTTCCACTACACTATGATCCTCACTAGAATGCTGTGTGTGAAGATGGTGGTCGTGTGCCATGCCCTCTCCCACCTTCATGCCCTGCTGCATACTTTTCTCACGGGCCAACTAATCTTCTGTGCAGATAACAGAATCGCCCACTTCTTCTGTGACCTCTACGCTCTGATGAAGATCTCCTGCACTAGCACCTACCTCAGCACCCTCATGATTCACACAGAAGGTGCTGTTGTAATCAGTGGACCTCTGGCCTTCATTACTGCCTCCTATGCCTGCATCATCTTGGTGGTCCTCCGGATCCCCTCAGCCAAGGGCAGGTGGAAAGCCTTTTCCACCTGCGGCTCCCACCTCACTGTGGTGGCCATATTCTATGGCACCCTCAGCTGGGTCTACTTCCGGCCCCTTTCCAGCTATTCAGTGACCAAGGGTCGCATTATAACAGTCGTGTACACAGTGGTGACTCCCATGCTGAACCccttcatctacagcctgaggAATGGGGATGTCAAGGGAGCCTTCATGAAATGGATGAGCAGAACGCAGACTTTTTTCTTTAGATAA